The segment AACCTGAAGCGGCAGAAACCCGTGCGTGGCGCAGCAGGTGATTATTTCCAGCTTGCCCATGTCCTGGAATTTTTTGAAGCCTTCCAGAATGTTTGAATGGTAATAATCTTCCCACAGCAGCCGAAGCCGCTTGAATTTAGCTTCGTACATCCGCGCGACTTCTTCGTAAGGCGTGCCGCGGGTGCGGCCGGATTCCTTTTCCGTAAGCTCGATGCGGTTGTGCAGGTAGCGGCGGAACCGGGTTTTCAGCAGGTCGTCAGCCATCATGTTGCACAGCGGCGGCGTGATTGACATCGTGATGCGGAAGTCCACGCTGTCAGCCGTCAGCTTTTCAAACATGTCGAGCAGAGGCAGATAGGTCTCGATCATTGCCTCGAAGAACCAGTCCTCCTCCAGGAAATCGTCGTATTCCGGGTGGCGCACGAACGGCAGATGCGCGTGCAGTACCAGCGCGAGGTATCCTTTTTCGTTGCCTTTATTCATCAGTTTGCGTTTTCCTTTCGGCGGTTATGGTTATCTGCCGGTGCAGGTCGCCGTCGGCATTGTCTGCGTGAACGGGCAGGTCAAGCACGCCGTCAGGGAATGCGAACCGCAGGCTGAATGTGCCGTCGGGATTGAGTTTTACCGTTCTGCCCGCGACGGTCACTTTCGCGTCCGGTTCAGTGGCGCCGTACAGCACCAGTTCGCAGTCGGCCACCAGCCAGAAGTCTTTTTTGCCGGTCATCGTGCCGGGATGCGCGCCCCACGAGGCGCCCCGGGATGATACGGACTTGATCATTTCCCACCGCTGAGCCAGCACCCGCGCTATGTCGCCCGAGCCTCTGCCGAGATATTCGATGCCGGAAAGTTTAAGCAGTTTCTGGAAATCAGGGTTGACGCTCATCCAGTGTTCGTCGGTCTTGTCGGATACGCAGCCGGCAGGCAGGCCCACCATGTTGCTGCGCGCCAGCAGAATGAACCGGCCGTCCGTGTCAATCAGCCCGATATCGCAGATATAGGCGCGGCCTGGTTTGGGCACGTTTAAATACCAGTTTTTCGCTTCCAGCACTATGGGCACGTCGAAATAGCTTTCGGAATTTTGCCCGTCAAAGCCGTTCACGCCGGTCACGTCGTGAATCCGCACCACGCTTTTCGTGCGGAACATGATGTCTTCCCCAAACTGGCGTTTGAGCGAGGCAATGGATGTCTCCGTCACTTCCCAGTATAAAAACATCCACTCCGGGTCACGCGGAAGCAGATATGCTTCCGTGTCACCGTAGCCTTCCGGCAGTTTTATGTCTTTTGGAACAGGATAGACCTTCTCCTCTTTTTTCAGCCCCCCCGAGGTAGGCAGTTTGTCTGAACTCATCTCAGGCTCCTTTTGATGGAATGCGCTGTTTCCCCACACTTTCAATCGCTGCTATATTATACCACTTTGCCGGCGACGCTGTCATCCTAAACAAAACTCCCCGATATTCAATATCGGGGAGTTTTGCCGCCGGTGAAATTCATGCTATTCCGTGCCCAGTATGCGGTCTATCCGCCGCACCAGTTCCGAAGACGTGACCGGTTTGGCGATAAACTGCCGCCCTCCGATTGTGCCGCCCCCCACCTGGTTCTTGTCGGCCAATGCGGTCAGGAAAACTATCGGAATTTTAGCCGTATCCGGGGTCTGCATCAGCTGGTCGGCCACTTCGGAGCCTTCCATATAAGGCATCAGCAGATCCAGAATGATAAGATCCGGCTGAAGCTGGTGCGCTATCCTGATCCCGTCACGCGGATCAGTGGCGTAGGTTACTTTGAACCGCTGCATTGACTCAAGAGTCATCTGCACCAGCTTGCAGAGCGGTTCCTCGTCGTCTATCATTAATATGTTTTTCTTGACCATAAGCGAAACAGTGCCTCAGAGGTGGGTGATGCCCTCTTTCAGCGCATAACGGATAAGGTCCGCCTGTTTATGGATATCCAGTTTGCGCATCATGTTGTTGCGGTGCACATGCACGGTGTTAAGCGAGAGTTTGAGCTCTTTCGCTATTTCCTTGCTGCTGAAACCTTCCGCGATCAGCTGCAGCACTTCCTTTTCTTTCGGAGTGAGATGGATTGACTTGCGCGGCGATTCCGACGGCGCCATCTGCCCCAGAAAACCCTGTACGACATACTTCGATACCTTTGAACACAGATAGAACCGGCCTTCGCTCACTTCCTGTATCGCTTTCACGATTTCCTCGGAAGTTGACACTTTCACTATGAACCCGCGCGCGCCTGCTTTAAGCGCTTTTTCCACGGAGAGCCGGTCGTCGTGCATGCTGAGCATTATGACCTTGTTTTTCGGATCCAGCTTCAGCAGCCGTTCGGTTGTTTCAATGCCGTTAAGCACGGGCATGGATATGTCAATAATGTAAATGTCGGCGGGACTGGCGGCCGCCAGATCCAGAATCTCTTTCCCGTTCTCCGCTTCCGCGACGACTTTTATAAAATCGGAACTGCGTTCCAGCACTGCCTTTATTCCGTCGCGCACAACAGCATGATCGTCAGCTATTGCGATTTTTATTGTGTTCATTACGGGTACCGTCCTTGCCTGCGTCCTTTCACCTGCCACACGGTTAATGCGTCACGGAGTCAAAATTAGTATATTATATTTATACCCCCGAAGCAAGGCCCGCCGCAGCTTCACGGCGGACGGCATGAACCGGAAGACCGGGCGTTATTCTCCGCTCAGGGCATTTTCAATCGCCGCCACCACCCGTTCTTCCTCGAACGGTTTTACGATATAGTCAACGGCGCCCAGCTTGATGGCTTTCATGAGATATTCGCGCTCTTCTATGGCGGTGACCATCACGACGCGGGCGTTCGGATCAACGGCGAGAATTTCCTCCAGCGCGGCGATCCCGTCCTTGACCGGCATCGTGATATCCATGGTGACGGCGTCAGGCCAGAGTTTTTTGTATTCGTTCACGCCCTCTTCGCCGTTGGCGCATTCGGCTATCACCTGATAACCGTGCCGGGTCAGAATGTCTTTGAGCATCAGCCGCACTATCGGCGCGTCGTCCACAACTATCAGTCTTTTTGGCATTTGTCCTCCGTATTGCGTTTGTCCGAAATATAATCGAGGAATGTGTCGCAGCTCGTTTTGGGTATCAGGTACATCCGGCACCGCACTCCGCATTCCACTAATTTTATCATACATTCAATAATAAGGACTTCGTCGGTCTCGATATCCGCGCTCAGCAGATATTCGGAAAACACGGTGCCTTCGAAATCGGTGACTACCTGGGGCGGGGTCGGCTGCATAAGCAGATTGAAGTTTTTTGTGAATACCCCCATGATCGCGCCGGACAGTATGTTGCCCGTTTCCTGCACCGCGCTCAGCGTCAGCGCGTCAGTCGCCGCGCAGGTTCCCAGCGGCCGGTTCAGCATGAGGTCAGCCAGCTTGAGGCTGTCTTCCTCCACGACGTAAAAAAGCAGCCGGAAAGTCACGTCGCCCGCCAGATCGAGATACGCGCCCACCACTTTCCGTTCCGAGGAATTGACCCGCTGCGTGGCGATCGTTATGTCTTCGAAACACACCCGCTCCGCTTCTATTGACGCGCCGTTGTGCAGCAGCCGCTCCAGGCTGAGGGAAGCGCGGTCAATGCTTTCTCTCGCCACAAATTCCATGATCTTGCGGGTTTCCCTGGTGATCGGCATCTCAGTAATCCTCCGTGATTTTTTCGTCTATGGCCCGGCATTTCACTATGCCGGATTCCAGCTCGAATTCCAGCCGCAACCCTTTTTCTCCGCCCGTTCTGCCGGGCAGAATGGTAAGGCCCCGGCCCGCCAGAAGCAATTCCGCCGCGGCGCAGTTTTCCGTTCCGATATCGCGAGACACGTTCTTGAGGATCCGCCCGCCGCCGAACAGTTTCACCTCCAGCTCTTCCGGCCGGATGCCGCGCGCCATCAGCAGGTTAAACAGCTTCGGGATCCCGGTGACCGCGTATTTGGCTTCTTTCAGGCCCTGCCGCTCCAGGCTGGCCAGCACACCGGGCATCATGAAGTGCAGCATCCCGCCGGTTTTTGCAGCCCTGCTGTACGCGCAGATGGCGATGCATGAACCGAGCGTGGTCTGCAGCACTTTCGGAGCCGCGGCTATTTTAATGTCCGCCATTCCGACCGTCAGTTTGTTTCCCTCGTCAGGTTGAGGAGCATGTTCACATTTGAAATTATGGTCTGGCATGTCATTTCCGAACCGAAGAGATTATGTACACCGGATCCAGTATATAAGCCACATTGCCGTTGCCCAGCACCGACACGCCCGCTATGCCCCTGAGATGCGCGAGGTGCCGGGGCAGGGGTTTTAGAACCAGTTCGTCTTCTCCCAGCATTTTATGCACGGCTACGCCCGCTTTGCGCCCGCCGTCGTTCAAGATCGCCACCATCCGCGCGCCCTGTTCGAATTCCGGCACGGGTATGCCCAGCAGAGCCTGTGTATCGCAGAACGGGAGCAGTTCATCGCGCCGGGCGAAGACAACGCCCTGCTGCGTAGCGCTGAACTGATCTTCGGTCACAAGAGCCGTTTCGTGCACCGAATCTATGGGCAGGGCATAGGGGACATTGCTTATCGTGCACAGCAGCGCTTTTATGACCGACAGAGTGAGCGGGATCTTGAGCACAAAAGCGGTGCCGCGCCCCTTGGCGGTTTCAATGTCAATGCTGCCTTTGATCTGCAGCACCATATTGAGCACCACGTCCATCCCGACGCCGCGGCCGGATATGCCGGTGACTGTTTCCGCGGTGGAAAAGCCCGGCTTGAAAATCAGGTTGAGTTTGCCGCCGCGGTCAAGCGCGCCGGCTTCGGCTTCGGTGAGCACGCCTTTGCGCACCGCGGCGGCGGCGATCGCTTCAGGATCCATGCCGCGTCCGTCGTCGCGCACTTCCACGCGGATGCTGCTGCCCATGCGGTAGGCCCGCAGGCAGACTGTGCCGCGCTCGGGTTTGCCCGCCGCACGCCGCTGTCCGGCGGGTTCAAGCCCGTGGTCCACCGCGTTGCGCACCATGTGGGTGAGCGGCTCGGTGAGGCTGTCAACAATGGTTTTGTCCAGTTCCGTTTCCTGACCTTCAATTACCAGCGTGACGTCTTTGTCCACGGCTTTTGCCACGTCGCGCACGATCCGCTTGAAACGCGAAAAAATACCTTCAATCGCCACCATCCGCGAAGACATCACTCCGGTTTGTATCCTGCCGGAAATTACATTCAGTTCCGACATCAGTCCGTCGAACCGCACCGCTTCCAGCGCCGCATTCTCCTGCCGTCCCGCGGACAGCGTGTTCACGCATGATTCCAGCTGTTCCGCGCATGCGCGCAGCGTTTCCGCGTCGGGCGCGGGCGAGTCAAGCGCGTTTTTCAGGGCGGCCATGTGCTCGCGGGCGTGAAAAAGCGCGTCCGACGAGTCGCGGTCCCGGCGGATGTCTTCCGCGAACACTTTCTGGAAATTGCTCAGTTTCGAGCGCAGTGTCACCAGCTCGCCGGACAGATCCATCAGCCGGTCGAGCTTGCGCGCGTCCACCCGGATGCCGGCGGCGACAGCGGCCGTGTTTGTCGCGGCGCTGCCGGTTAGCAGATTCGTGATGTGTTCCTGCGTCAGCTCCTCCACCCCGTCAGTGTTCAGGCCCGACAGTTTAAGCGTGTTTCTTATTTCCTCTTCGCCTGCGGCGCAGGAGAAAAGATAGGAGATCGAAACGCCCTGCGTTGTGCTGTCAACTATCGCCGCCGCATCCGGCGCGCAGCAGATGACCCGTCCTTTTTTTGAAAGTTTTTTTGCCGCCATTACCGCGTTTATGCTTTTTACCGGCGCCGACCCCGGAATTTCGGCGGTTATCTTGAATATTTTCCGGCCCAGCGCGATTTCGTCAAGCGCGCTCTTAAGAATGTCCGGCGCAAGCGCAAGCGCGGCCGACGCCTGTGCCGCGGCGGGTTTTTGTTCCGCCGTCACGCTTGCGCGCGGCGCGCCGGTAACCGCGGCGAACCGGGTGTTAAGCCTGTCAATGAACGCGCCCGCGTCTATCACGCCGGGCGTGCCGGTTTTGTAAAGCTGCACCATGTCCCGCACCAGATCAATGCCCGCGAAAAGCACGTTCAGGCTTTCGGAGTCGGGGGTTTGCGCGGTTTTGCGGAAGTGCGCGAGCAGATCTTCCATCGCGTGCGAGGCGCGGGCCAGTTCGGTCGCGCCGATGAAACCGGCGGTGCTTTTAAGATTATGCGCCGCGCGGAACAGTTCGTTTATCAGGTTTTCGGTGGCAGGAGCCGCTTCACACCGGAGCAGCCCGTCATTAAAAACTTCTATGCCGTGCTCCGCGTCCTCAACGAATTTGGCGAGCATCGCGGGATTAAGCGGCTGCGGCACGGGTGATTGCTGCGCGGTGCCCGCGGACGGCGCAACCGCGCCCGGCGCCTGCGGCAGCGGCTCCGGCTCTGTTAAAGGCGCAAAGCCGCGTGCCGAAGCGAATTCGCCGGCGCTGGATTCGTTTAGGGCGGCATAGTCCTTTATAATGCCGTGCAGCCGGTCGTTCATTGCCAGAGCTGTTTCCAGAACGGCCCGGTCAAACGGTTTTTTTTCCTGCCGGACTTCCGAAAGCAGTTCTTCAAGCGTGTGGCTGGCCTGTTCCAGTTCCGCAAGGCCGGTAAACGCGCCCATGCTCTTGATATTGTGCGCGCACCGGAAAATTTCGTTTATTTCCGGCTTGCCCGGCGCCGCGCCGGCTTTCAGCGCGTCTTCCGCCTGCAGCAGTTTGTCGCTTATGTTTTTGAGATATTGTTCCGCGTCGTTGAAAAACGCCGCGCGGGCGCGGGCGCGTTCGCCCAGCGGCTTGTCATCGAAAAAAATGTTCATTTCGCGCCGGCTCCGGTTAATTTGCACAGCAGCGGCGTAATGTCTTCCAGCGGGACGGTAATGTCAACCGCGCCTGCCTCCGCCGCCGAATGCGGCATCCCGTACACCACGCAGCTTGATTCCGACTGGCCCACCACATACCCGCCCGCGTTATGCAGGCGGACAAGCCCGTCCGTGCCGTCAGAGCCTATCCCGGACAGTATCACTCCGACCGCTCTGGCCCCGCAGACTTCCGCCGCCGATTCGAAAATCCCGTCGCATGACGGGCAGAACCGCCGCCGCGGGTTGCAGGCGGAAAGCGCGATGGCGTAGCCGTTCGGGGTTTTTCTCAGGCCGCATTCGGTTCCGTGGGGGGACATGTAACAGACTCCATGCCGGAGCGGCTCGTTCTGCTCCGCCAGTTTCACTTCCAGCCTGGAAATGGAATTGAGCCGGCCGGCGAAGGCCGCCATGAATTCAGCGGGCATGTGCTGAACCCAGACAACCGGCGGCATGTCGGTCGGCAGCAGCGGAAGGATCCGGCCCGCCGCGTACACTCCGCCCGCCGAGGAGCCGGCGCAGATCACGTCAACCTGCCGCGCGGCGATCTCGAAAGGTTTTCGCTTCGCCGTCTTTGCGCCCGCGGCGCAGCGCACCGAAGCGACAAGCTCCTGCTCTATCACGGCCGGCGGACGCTGGCCGCCGGCCGGTTTCAAAATAACGTCATGCGCGCCCGCCTCGACCGCGCGCAGAGTCTGCACCGCGCCTTCGGGAGTGTACGCGCTGAAAATAATTACCGGAACCGCGCTGTCGCGCCTGATCATTTCCAGCGCTTCGATTCCGTCCATGACGGGCATTTCGTAATCCATAACGACCGCGTCCGGCTTGAGCCGCCGCACCGCCTCGACCGCCTCAGCCCCGTTTTCCAGCGCCGCGACGACCGCAATTCCCTGCGCGGTGAAAAGTTCTTCCAGCCTGGCGCGGATGAAAGGCGAATCGTCGGCGATTATTATTCTTATCATGGCAGTCATGGCAGCGTTTGCCTCAGCTGTTTGCCGTTTCGCGCGTAAATCCCGAGCTTGAGGTACTGCAAATCGGTTTTGACATCGTTGAGCGTTTCGGACAGGCTTACGATAAAATAACCGTCCTGTTCCAGCGCGGCGGCGAGATGCCTGACGGCTGTGTTTTTTGAAGTTTTGTCGAAATAGATCATCACGTTGCGCGCCAGCAGCAGATCTATGCCGCGGAACGGGGCCGGCGCCATCAGATTGTGTTCCCGGAATTTTACGCGCCGGCGGATGGCTTCGTCCAGTTCATAACAGTCCGGTCTGCTTCCGGCGCGCTTGAACCAGCGCATCTCCGGCTTGTTTTTTATGCGGGAAAGGCTGCGTTCGCTGAACAGTCCGGCTTTGGCGTCGGCCAGCACTTCGGTGTTTATGTCAGTCGCGTGGATGCGGAACTGCCAGCCCGGCAGTTTCTCGAAAAACGATTCGAGCAGGATTGCCAGCGTATACGGCTCCTCGCCGGTCGAACAGGCGGCCGACCAGACGTTCAGTTCCAGCCGGTTCTGCGCCTGCCGCTGTTTTACCAGTTCGGGCAGGATGTTGCGCACAAGGTAGGAGAGCTGTTCGTCATGCCGGAAGAAAAAAGTTTCGTTGGTGGTCACGGCGTTTATGAATTCTTCCATTTCCGGGCCGCTGTTTTTCAAGAGAAGGAGATACTCGGCGTAATTGGTTTTTCCGGTTGTTTTGAGGCGGTTTCTCAGCCGGTTGAGGACAAGCGTCCGCTTGGAATCGTTTAGCATGATTCCAGTGCTGGCGTAGAGCAGTTCGCGTACGGCTTTGAATTCCGAGTCTGATATGTCGCTCATTTCAGTCCACCGCTTTTAGCAGGTCAAATTCTTCCTTGCTGAAAATTCTGCCCGTATCAAGCAGATATGCCGGCTCGCCCGCAATAACGATCGAAGCCAGTATAATGGCGCGGTTTGCGCCGCCCGGAGCGGTTTCCGGCTGGGTGAAATCGCTTTTGGCGACCGGCGCGACCATTCGCACAAGATCCACCATAAGCCCTATATTCGCGCCGCCCGCCGCGTTAATGATGATAATATGGGTCCCGGCGACCGCCTGCGGCACGTCCGGAAAATTTCTTCGCAGATTGACTACCGCTATAACGTGTCCGCGCAGGTTCACTATGCCCGACAGCAGTTCCGGGCAGCGCGGCAGCTGAACCATCCGGCCGGAGTCGAGCACTTCCTGCACGGCGGAGATAGGCACGCAGAGGTTGTGCGGCCCTATCCGGAACACCACGAGGTTTAGCGTTGCCGAGGCTTTCACCGTCCCGCCTCCGCTATAACCGCTATTTCGGCTTCCACGGCGGCCATCATGTCGTCGGGGTTCAGCACCAGTATCATCCGGCTGCCCAGCTGCACGAAGCCCTGTATGCATTCTTTCCGCACTTCCAGCCGCACGAGCCCTTTTTCCGGAGTTTTTACCGTGTCAATCACGCTGTCGGCTATCACGCAGAACGACAGCCCTCCGTAACTGAGTATTATATAAACGTCATCCGTTCCGCCGGCGGGCCGTTCCAGCCGCAGGTACCGGCGGAAATCGAAAACCGGAATGATATCGCCGCGCAGGTTTATGATGCCCGGGCAGAACCACGGCATCCGGGGCGCCGGAGTTATGTGAACGGTGTTGAGTATTTCCCGCACCAGCGTTATTTTAACCGCATACTGCTGTCCGCCCATGGCGAATACCACGAGCTGGAAATTTACGGAGTTGTGCTGCGCTGGCGCGGCGGTTTCGTCGGCGTTCACCGGTCCTCCGTCAGCCTGCGGCTTTCGTAACGGGCGAGTTTGTCGAGCGCGAGCTGGTGCCCGTCGTCAACGGCGATGAATTTCACCGCGATCTCGAACCCCTGTCCGTCGGCGGAACACCGGACGATTTCGCCGACCGCCTGAAACATTTCGGTATCCATTTCCGCGGCCGGCTTGAAAAACTGCGGTTTGCGGTTTTCCCAGTCGGGTATGTCAATCCTGACGCGCACCGTTTCGCCGGGCCTGAAGGGCCGGGCGGAATAAAAGAGGAGTCCGCCCGCGCTGATATTGCGCGAGAAGCCTTCGGCGCCTCCGCCTGACGGCGTTTTCGGGATAGTGTAAATATCGCAGAGCACCGCAAACCGGCCCGGTATTCTTACGAAATTCCGTTTGTCTTCTTCAGGCATTGGCGGAGCCGGCCGAAGCGGCTTTTTTTGAAATGTTGAATTGCGACACCAGCCCCGACAGGATTGTGGCCTGCGTGGCCATCTGTTCCGCCGCCGCCGCGAGCTTCTCGGCGGTGGTGGCGTTGCTTTCGGTGATAGTGGTGTTTTCCTCCATCGCGGCGGCCTGTTCCTGCGTGGAAATGGAAATCTCCTCGATTTCGGACGCCAGCCGCGACATGTCCGTGAAAATCACCGCCAGATTCTTGCCGACCGTGGTGGACAGGTTCACGCCCTCCTCCACCTTGCCCAGGCTCGACTGCGACAGCCCGGTGATATCTTCCGCGGCGATCGCGCTTTTTTCCGCGAGTTTGCGCACTTCGTCGGCCACTACGGCGAACCCCCGGCCGGATTCGCCCGCCCGCGCCGCCTCGATCGCGGCATTCAGCGCGAGCAGGTTGGTCTGCGCCGCTATGTCGGAGATTATGCGCACCGCCTTGGAAATCTGCGCGAAACGTTTTTCTATCACGCTTATGCTCGCCAGCGTGTCTTTCATATTGTTGCCTGCGGCCTTGGCCTTGTTGGCGGTGGACTGGCTCAGTTCGTTTGCGTGTACCGCGTTTGACGCGTTGGACTGGACCGAGCTCGACAGTTCCTCGAAACTCGCCGACTGCTGCTGCGCGCCTTCCGCGATCTGCTGCGCCGACACTGAAATCTGCCGGGTTGCCGCCGCCAGCTGGACCGACGTGTTTTTTACCTGCGTGATGATCGCGCTCAGTTTATCCACGAAAGTGTTGAAATGGGCGGCCAGCTGGCCTATTTCGTCGTTGGAGGCGACGGTTATCCGCTGTGACAGGTCGCCTTCGCCTTTGGATATCTGTTTGAGTATGTCGCGTATCTTTTCAACCGGCCCGACCAGATTGCGGTTAAGAAAGCCGATGAAGAAAACACCCAGTATCAGCACCATGCCGAGCAGGCCCAGCGTGGAAAGTTTTACCGCGAACATGCCCAGCGTCTGCTCTTTCGCCACCTGCTGCAGCGTCATCATGTTAAACGAGTTGGAAATCCTGCTCAGCTGCGAGCGCGCGGTGGTGGCTGCGGGAATGACGCGTTCGGTGTAAAGGCGCATCGCGCGGGCGCCGTCCCCTTTCCTGGGGTCGGCCGCGGCTATCACTTCGGATGCGGCCTGGTGGATTTTGATGATATTGTCTTCCATTTCCTGAAACCAGCCCTGCATCTCCGGCGTCAAAGCCGAAAACTCCTGGCTCCGGGAAAACCCGGCGTACCATCTGCCGAAGGTCGTTTCGTTTATATTGG is part of the Elusimicrobiaceae bacterium genome and harbors:
- a CDS encoding DUF4912 domain-containing protein, which produces MSSDKLPTSGGLKKEEKVYPVPKDIKLPEGYGDTEAYLLPRDPEWMFLYWEVTETSIASLKRQFGEDIMFRTKSVVRIHDVTGVNGFDGQNSESYFDVPIVLEAKNWYLNVPKPGRAYICDIGLIDTDGRFILLARSNMVGLPAGCVSDKTDEHWMSVNPDFQKLLKLSGIEYLGRGSGDIARVLAQRWEMIKSVSSRGASWGAHPGTMTGKKDFWLVADCELVLYGATEPDAKVTVAGRTVKLNPDGTFSLRFAFPDGVLDLPVHADNADGDLHRQITITAERKTQTDE
- a CDS encoding response regulator — protein: MVKKNILMIDDEEPLCKLVQMTLESMQRFKVTYATDPRDGIRIAHQLQPDLIILDLLMPYMEGSEVADQLMQTPDTAKIPIVFLTALADKNQVGGGTIGGRQFIAKPVTSSELVRRIDRILGTE
- a CDS encoding response regulator transcription factor, whose product is MNTIKIAIADDHAVVRDGIKAVLERSSDFIKVVAEAENGKEILDLAAASPADIYIIDISMPVLNGIETTERLLKLDPKNKVIMLSMHDDRLSVEKALKAGARGFIVKVSTSEEIVKAIQEVSEGRFYLCSKVSKYVVQGFLGQMAPSESPRKSIHLTPKEKEVLQLIAEGFSSKEIAKELKLSLNTVHVHRNNMMRKLDIHKQADLIRYALKEGITHL
- a CDS encoding response regulator, whose protein sequence is MPKRLIVVDDAPIVRLMLKDILTRHGYQVIAECANGEEGVNEYKKLWPDAVTMDITMPVKDGIAALEEILAVDPNARVVMVTAIEEREYLMKAIKLGAVDYIVKPFEEERVVAAIENALSGE
- a CDS encoding chemotaxis protein CheD — encoded protein: MPDHNFKCEHAPQPDEGNKLTVGMADIKIAAAPKVLQTTLGSCIAICAYSRAAKTGGMLHFMMPGVLASLERQGLKEAKYAVTGIPKLFNLLMARGIRPEELEVKLFGGGRILKNVSRDIGTENCAAAELLLAGRGLTILPGRTGGEKGLRLEFELESGIVKCRAIDEKITEDY
- a CDS encoding Hpt domain-containing protein produces the protein MNIFFDDKPLGERARARAAFFNDAEQYLKNISDKLLQAEDALKAGAAPGKPEINEIFRCAHNIKSMGAFTGLAELEQASHTLEELLSEVRQEKKPFDRAVLETALAMNDRLHGIIKDYAALNESSAGEFASARGFAPLTEPEPLPQAPGAVAPSAGTAQQSPVPQPLNPAMLAKFVEDAEHGIEVFNDGLLRCEAAPATENLINELFRAAHNLKSTAGFIGATELARASHAMEDLLAHFRKTAQTPDSESLNVLFAGIDLVRDMVQLYKTGTPGVIDAGAFIDRLNTRFAAVTGAPRASVTAEQKPAAAQASAALALAPDILKSALDEIALGRKIFKITAEIPGSAPVKSINAVMAAKKLSKKGRVICCAPDAAAIVDSTTQGVSISYLFSCAAGEEEIRNTLKLSGLNTDGVEELTQEHITNLLTGSAATNTAAVAAGIRVDARKLDRLMDLSGELVTLRSKLSNFQKVFAEDIRRDRDSSDALFHAREHMAALKNALDSPAPDAETLRACAEQLESCVNTLSAGRQENAALEAVRFDGLMSELNVISGRIQTGVMSSRMVAIEGIFSRFKRIVRDVAKAVDKDVTLVIEGQETELDKTIVDSLTEPLTHMVRNAVDHGLEPAGQRRAAGKPERGTVCLRAYRMGSSIRVEVRDDGRGMDPEAIAAAAVRKGVLTEAEAGALDRGGKLNLIFKPGFSTAETVTGISGRGVGMDVVLNMVLQIKGSIDIETAKGRGTAFVLKIPLTLSVIKALLCTISNVPYALPIDSVHETALVTEDQFSATQQGVVFARRDELLPFCDTQALLGIPVPEFEQGARMVAILNDGGRKAGVAVHKMLGEDELVLKPLPRHLAHLRGIAGVSVLGNGNVAYILDPVYIISSVRK
- the cheB gene encoding chemotaxis-specific protein-glutamate methyltransferase CheB → MIRIIIADDSPFIRARLEELFTAQGIAVVAALENGAEAVEAVRRLKPDAVVMDYEMPVMDGIEALEMIRRDSAVPVIIFSAYTPEGAVQTLRAVEAGAHDVILKPAGGQRPPAVIEQELVASVRCAAGAKTAKRKPFEIAARQVDVICAGSSAGGVYAAGRILPLLPTDMPPVVWVQHMPAEFMAAFAGRLNSISRLEVKLAEQNEPLRHGVCYMSPHGTECGLRKTPNGYAIALSACNPRRRFCPSCDGIFESAAEVCGARAVGVILSGIGSDGTDGLVRLHNAGGYVVGQSESSCVVYGMPHSAAEAGAVDITVPLEDITPLLCKLTGAGAK
- a CDS encoding protein-glutamate O-methyltransferase CheR; protein product: MSDISDSEFKAVRELLYASTGIMLNDSKRTLVLNRLRNRLKTTGKTNYAEYLLLLKNSGPEMEEFINAVTTNETFFFRHDEQLSYLVRNILPELVKQRQAQNRLELNVWSAACSTGEEPYTLAILLESFFEKLPGWQFRIHATDINTEVLADAKAGLFSERSLSRIKNKPEMRWFKRAGSRPDCYELDEAIRRRVKFREHNLMAPAPFRGIDLLLARNVMIYFDKTSKNTAVRHLAAALEQDGYFIVSLSETLNDVKTDLQYLKLGIYARNGKQLRQTLP
- a CDS encoding chemotaxis protein CheW, whose protein sequence is MKASATLNLVVFRIGPHNLCVPISAVQEVLDSGRMVQLPRCPELLSGIVNLRGHVIAVVNLRRNFPDVPQAVAGTHIIIINAAGGANIGLMVDLVRMVAPVAKSDFTQPETAPGGANRAIILASIVIAGEPAYLLDTGRIFSKEEFDLLKAVD
- a CDS encoding chemotaxis protein CheW; the encoded protein is MNADETAAPAQHNSVNFQLVVFAMGGQQYAVKITLVREILNTVHITPAPRMPWFCPGIINLRGDIIPVFDFRRYLRLERPAGGTDDVYIILSYGGLSFCVIADSVIDTVKTPEKGLVRLEVRKECIQGFVQLGSRMILVLNPDDMMAAVEAEIAVIAEAGR
- a CDS encoding PilZ domain-containing protein — translated: MPEEDKRNFVRIPGRFAVLCDIYTIPKTPSGGGAEGFSRNISAGGLLFYSARPFRPGETVRVRIDIPDWENRKPQFFKPAAEMDTEMFQAVGEIVRCSADGQGFEIAVKFIAVDDGHQLALDKLARYESRRLTEDR
- a CDS encoding methyl-accepting chemotaxis protein; translated protein: MLQQIKNLPIRIKLYTAFAALVIMVSVSSFISISFYEHYSESVKNINRMDKTNLMITTKSEEFNAWMISISNYMLDPVSNPKPGTNINETTFGRWYAGFSRSQEFSALTPEMQGWFQEMEDNIIKIHQAASEVIAAADPRKGDGARAMRLYTERVIPAATTARSQLSRISNSFNMMTLQQVAKEQTLGMFAVKLSTLGLLGMVLILGVFFIGFLNRNLVGPVEKIRDILKQISKGEGDLSQRITVASNDEIGQLAAHFNTFVDKLSAIITQVKNTSVQLAAATRQISVSAQQIAEGAQQQSASFEELSSSVQSNASNAVHANELSQSTANKAKAAGNNMKDTLASISVIEKRFAQISKAVRIISDIAAQTNLLALNAAIEAARAGESGRGFAVVADEVRKLAEKSAIAAEDITGLSQSSLGKVEEGVNLSTTVGKNLAVIFTDMSRLASEIEEISISTQEQAAAMEENTTITESNATTAEKLAAAAEQMATQATILSGLVSQFNISKKAASAGSANA